GAGCACATCGTCGCACACTCCGTGCCTGGCCTGGTCGTCATCGCCGGCGGCAAGTGGACGACATACCGCATCATGGCGAAAGACGCGATCGACGCGGCAGCGGATGCGCTCGACGGCAAGATCCCGCCGTCGACGACGCAGGAAATCGCCCTCGTCGGAGCGGAAGGCTATCAAGCCGCGTGGAATAAACGGGCGAGAATCGCAGCAAAGTCAGGCCTGCACGTTACCCGGATCGAGCACCTGCTGAACAGATACGGCACGCTTGCTGAGGAGCTGCTTGCCCTGATCCACGCGCATCCGGAACTGGCCGACCCGCTACCCGGAGCCGACGACTACCTCGGCGTCGAAGTCGTGTATGCGGCCTCGCACGAGGGTGCTCTGCATCTGGACGACGTGCTCGCGCGACGCACGCGCATCTCAATCGAGGCATGGGATCGCGGCGCGTCCGCGGCTCCGGTTGCCGCCGCACTCATGGCAGGGGTACTCGGTTGGGACGAGAAACGTCAGAAGCGCGAGGTGGCGTTCTACCTGCGCCGCCTCGAGGCCGAGCGCGCGTCGCAGACCCAACCGGATGACGCATCCGCCGATCGCGTGCGCCTGGAAGCCCCCGACTTCTCGGTGACATAGCCCCCGCTGGTCGAGTAGGTCGCTCAGCGACCGTATCGAGACCTCCGCGCGCCGGACTGCGAGGTCTCGATACGCGTGCTCGTTCCTCGCGCGCTACTCGACCACCGGCTGGGGAGTCGCCCTCCGTTACACTTAACGAACGCCCTCACGAGACACGCACGGGAGTCCAACCATGGTTGATGTTCGGCGGGTCAAGCTGCCCGGCGTCGGTGTGCTGCACACCTTCGTGACGGATGACGGCGGCAAAGTGGGCGTGATCGCCCACCGTTCCGGTCACAGCGACCTGATCACGTTCTCCGACGACGAAGACGGTTCGGACGTGACGAAAGTCTCGCTACGACTGAGTGAAGACGAAGCACACACGCTGGCTGAACTGCTCGGTGGCACGCAGATCACCGAGTCACTGACGGCGCTCGACCAGATCCCGGGCTTGTCGATCGATTGGTTCACGGTTGACTATGAGGACTACATCGCCGGACAGTCGCTCGGCAGCCCGGCCGATCGCGGTGTCGCGGGGCTCACGGTCGTCGCGGTGGTGCGCGGTGAATCCGCCAACCCGGCGCCGTCCCCTGACTTCAAAGTGTTCCCGGGCGACACGCTCGTGGTGGCAGGTTCGCCGGAGAAAGTCGCGCGCACGTTCACGTTCTTCCGCTCCGGTGAGCTGCCACAAGCGACCGCGGCCATCGCCGTCGACGCGCCACCCGGAGGGTAGTGATGCATCTCGGTGATGACCTCATTGTTCTCGGCCTGCTGCTGCTCGTCGCATACGTGCTCGGCAGGCTGGGGCGGTTGGTCAGCTTGCCGGCGATTCCGATCTACATGCTGGTGGGGCTGTTGGCCAGTAAGAATCAAGGCTGGTTCCCGCTCAATTTCGACTCGAACTACATCGAGCTGATCGCCGTCTTCGGGCTGATTCTGCTGCTGTTCAGTCTCGGCCTCGAGTTCGATCAGGATGAGTTCTTCGGCAGTGCCGGCAAGCTGCTGATCTCCGGCGGCTTGTACATCGTGCTGAACATGGGAGTCGGCTTCCTGTTCGGCATGATGACCGGCTGGGGCACCCGCGAGGCACTCGTGATCGCCGGCATGACCGGCACCTCATCCAGTGCCATCATCACAAAACTGCTGATCGAGCTTCGGCGTCTGGCCAACAAAGAGACGCCGATGATCCTCGGCGTGACCGTGGTCGGCGACATCTTCATCGCGATCTATCTGGCGATCGTCTCGGTCGTGCTCAGCGGCAAGACCGAGATCTGGCCGATCATTCTGCAATTGTCGATCGCATTCCTGTTCCTGATCGTCATGTTCACGATTGCGCGCTGGGGTGGCCGGGTCGTGTCCCGACTGGTGCGCACGAAGGACGACGAGCTGTTTACCATCCTCTTCTTCGGGCTCGCTGTCTTGTTCGCCGGCATCGGCGAGCTCATCGGCGTGACGGATGCGATCGGCGCGTTCTTAATCGGCCTCGTTCTCGGCGCCAGTCGCTACCGCACGAAAATCGAACGTGTCGCTGTGCCGCTGCGCGATGTCTTCGCCGCCTTCTTCTTCCTCAACTTCGGCCTCGCCTTAAACGTCTCAGACTTCCCGCAGGTAATCGGCATCGTGCTGCTGGCCGTCGTGATGACATTCGTGCTCAACATCGCCTCCGGTGCGATCATCGCGCGAATGCACGGCTACCGCCTGCCAGAGGGTCTGAATGCTGCCGCCATCCTTGTCAACCGAGGCGAGTTCACTCTGATCCTCGCCACGCTGTCGGTTTCCGCCGGCCTGGACTCCCGGCTGACACCCTTCGCCGGGCTGTACGTCTTGATCATGGCGGTGCTCGGGCCGCTGTTTGCGGCGAATTCAGAGAGAATGGGTGCTGTACTGGTCGGACGGCGCCGCGCGAAGCAGGGCGGCCCGCCGCGGGAGAAACGCAACCCCATGCTCGATGAGGAGATCGCGCTCGTCGAGGCGGCGACATCCGGACCCTCGGGCGCACCGGATGCCGACACGCGGCAGGCGATCGACCGGGTCGTCGAGCAAGCCATGCGCCAGAGCGACACCGATGTGAACCGAAAGCAGAACTGAGATTTCCAGCCACAATACCTCCGTGCGCGACCCGGAGAGCCTGCACCAGCGCTCGACGCTGCTTCGAACGATGGTGCGCCCGAAATGGCTCCTGGCGCTCGTGTTCGCGCTGGCTGTCGCCGCCGGATTCGCCGCACTCGGGCAGTGGCAGTTGCAGCGGGCAATCGAATCGGGCACGGTCGTGCAGCGGCCGACCGAAACCGTGATTCCGTTGACCAAAGCGGCGCAGCCGAACACCGACGTGCGCACCGACATGGTCGGCCAGCTCGTGACAGCGACCGGTGCGTTCGCACCGCACGACTATCAACTGCTTGAAGGTCGGCTCAACAACGGCGCGACCGGCTATTGGGTCGTCGCCCGGTTCACGTTGGCCGACACGGATGCCGCGGGTCGGCCCGTCGAACTTGCCGTGGCCCGTGGCTGGGCACCTGACAAAGCGGCCGCAGACCGTGCAGTGGCGAAATTGACTGCAGAACCGGCAACACAGGAGACGATCACGGGTCGACTGCTGCCCCCAGAGGCTCCGACCGCGCCAGCGGCGAGCGAGAACCCTCAGACCATGAGCGCGATGTCCACTGCCGCGCTGTACAACCTCTGGACCGGCGTCGACGGCTCGGATGTGTACATCGGCTACGTCGTGCAGCACGGTACTCCGCCGGCCGGTCTCGTCAAGATCTATTCGCCGCCGCCGATCGAGCAAGCCACGTTGGACTGGTTGAACGTGTTCTACGCCCTCGAGTGGGCCGTTTTCGCAGGTTTCGCCGTCTTCCTCTGGTATCGCGTGGTGCGCGACGCGTGGGAGCGTGAGGAGGAGGATGCGGTGGCTGCGGAGGCTGTGGATGCTGCCGAGGCGGGCGCATCCGCACCCCCGGTGGTCGAGTAGCGCCGCGAGGAACGAGCGCCGTGTATCGAGACCTGGCTCTGCACGACGGATGACCCTTGGTCTCGATTCGCTCGCCCTTCGGCTTCGCTCAGGGACCGAAAGCTCGCGTTCTACACGACCAGCGGGGTGTCGGTAGGTGATCAACCGCTAGCGGTGAGCGATCACGCTCAGGATATGCAGGTGTTTGTCACCGAACGGAGTGCTCGCCGGTCCTTCTGCCTCAGCCAGTTTGTCGATCGTGAAGCCCGCCAGCAGTTCCGTGATATCCGAACGGCCCTGAAAGTTCATGGTGGACCGGCCGACCCAGGAATCGTTTGGGCCGAAGAAGTCGCCCACGAACCATCCGTCGGGTTTGATCGATGCGAGTATCACGTTCCACAGCTCTGGAAACGCGGCCTCGGCACAGAACGGCAGGGATCGGCCGGCGTACATCAGATCGCTGCTGGGAAGCGTGGTGATAGCTTCGAAGTCGAGCCGTGTCGTGTGGAGGCGAGCCGAGGCATCAGTTGGGCTTGTGTTCAGGCCGGCGGGCACGCGCTCTTCTGTGCCGATGGCACCGTCGTAGGCGTAAACAGTCCAGCCGTTCACGGCGAGGAAGCGCGACTCCGTTCCGTCGCCGGCGCCGAGGTCGATCGCCGTGCCCGGGGTGCGATCGCTGCGCGCGGCCAGCGCTTCGGTGAGAAGAGGGCGAACGGGGCGGCCCGTTCCGGAGGCGAGGAACGAGGACCAGTTCATGGTTCCAACGTAGTCGCCGCAATCGGCCGACCCGTTCGTGACCGCCGCGATGGCTGCGCGCTGCGGGGTTCAGACGCGCGGGATAGTCTCGAGAGTGTGAAGCGTTCCATGACCCCATTTGTCATCATCGGCGGAATCAGCATTGTGCTTGGCGGTGCACTTTCTGCGGCGACCGCTTTATCGCCCAGCTACACGGCGTCGTGGGCGGTCGCATACATTGTGCTGGTCGCCGGTGTGGCGCAGCTCGTTCTCGGCATCGGGCAGGCGCGGCTTGCCACCAAGCAGCCGTCTGGGCGTGTGATCGCGATCGAAGCCGTGACGTTCAATCTGGCGCACGTTGGTGTGGTCCTTG
The Rathayibacter sp. SW19 DNA segment above includes these coding regions:
- a CDS encoding cation:proton antiporter regulatory subunit, with the protein product MVDVRRVKLPGVGVLHTFVTDDGGKVGVIAHRSGHSDLITFSDDEDGSDVTKVSLRLSEDEAHTLAELLGGTQITESLTALDQIPGLSIDWFTVDYEDYIAGQSLGSPADRGVAGLTVVAVVRGESANPAPSPDFKVFPGDTLVVAGSPEKVARTFTFFRSGELPQATAAIAVDAPPGG
- a CDS encoding cation:proton antiporter; the encoded protein is MHLGDDLIVLGLLLLVAYVLGRLGRLVSLPAIPIYMLVGLLASKNQGWFPLNFDSNYIELIAVFGLILLLFSLGLEFDQDEFFGSAGKLLISGGLYIVLNMGVGFLFGMMTGWGTREALVIAGMTGTSSSAIITKLLIELRRLANKETPMILGVTVVGDIFIAIYLAIVSVVLSGKTEIWPIILQLSIAFLFLIVMFTIARWGGRVVSRLVRTKDDELFTILFFGLAVLFAGIGELIGVTDAIGAFLIGLVLGASRYRTKIERVAVPLRDVFAAFFFLNFGLALNVSDFPQVIGIVLLAVVMTFVLNIASGAIIARMHGYRLPEGLNAAAILVNRGEFTLILATLSVSAGLDSRLTPFAGLYVLIMAVLGPLFAANSERMGAVLVGRRRAKQGGPPREKRNPMLDEEIALVEAATSGPSGAPDADTRQAIDRVVEQAMRQSDTDVNRKQN
- a CDS encoding SURF1 family protein; its protein translation is MRDPESLHQRSTLLRTMVRPKWLLALVFALAVAAGFAALGQWQLQRAIESGTVVQRPTETVIPLTKAAQPNTDVRTDMVGQLVTATGAFAPHDYQLLEGRLNNGATGYWVVARFTLADTDAAGRPVELAVARGWAPDKAAADRAVAKLTAEPATQETITGRLLPPEAPTAPAASENPQTMSAMSTAALYNLWTGVDGSDVYIGYVVQHGTPPAGLVKIYSPPPIEQATLDWLNVFYALEWAVFAGFAVFLWYRVVRDAWEREEEDAVAAEAVDAAEAGASAPPVVE
- a CDS encoding class I SAM-dependent methyltransferase codes for the protein MNWSSFLASGTGRPVRPLLTEALAARSDRTPGTAIDLGAGDGTESRFLAVNGWTVYAYDGAIGTEERVPAGLNTSPTDASARLHTTRLDFEAITTLPSSDLMYAGRSLPFCAEAAFPELWNVILASIKPDGWFVGDFFGPNDSWVGRSTMNFQGRSDITELLAGFTIDKLAEAEGPASTPFGDKHLHILSVIAHR